The genomic region ATAATCATACcaattcaaaatttgaattatccttttttatttatataattatgccAACCTAATATTTAATATATACCTAATCATGTATTTCAAAAACTAATTACTTCAACTTAAAAAATCAGAAAtcttaaataaaatgaaattttcTTATTTGAATTTTACATAAACTTTAGTAATGATCTTCCTATCTTTAGTTAAATCATAaacaaaaaatgtgaaaaaaatagaAGGCGAGGGAAGACAATttcatgaaaaataaattttcaagaGTAAAAATTTATTTCCAAAACTTAAAGATGCAACACAAATGTCACAATAAAGTTGGGCAGCGGAGCATATGAGAAGAGATTTACATTGTATAATGTAGATCTTGATTCATGTATTACATATGAACTAAGATAAGCAAACTTTTGTGATTTTATACTCTTCCCACTAATGGAGTTAAGAAATAAAAGAcattttcaaataataataataataataataataataataataataaaaaggtgAGTTCTATCCAATTTTCTCTAAATTAACATGTAAATTACCCTTTGTAACGTGACATGTTTTAATTGGATGTTTAGTTTTAATTTGAGTTAATTTAATTCAATAAGAGTTAATATCTTAACTAAAGGaggataattttgtaattaaatattaataattttatttgatATTAATAAATTCTTCACCGTTGCAGATCACCAATAGCTGTACTGCGTCAatatattcttcaatttcaattaggAAACAGAAAGAAAGTGCGATGGTTTCAATTGAAGGGCAATTCTGGGGGAATGACACTGATACTCCGTCATCTTCTTCCTGATGCTCAAACCATGCTGAAATTTCCTTCCTAAGGATCAACATTTGCAAGAAGTCTTCACGATCTTGGCTAGCTGATTCTGCAAAGCCACAACATGCCTTTGATATAACATCATCAAATGAAAAGCAATGATTCATTTTTTGGGAGCATGATTTGGAGAAGAAACAAAAATTAGGTTTTTAATAGTTTAGTAAATTATACAATTACCCACTTTGGGCTATAATTTAATTACCAATAATTTAACCATAGTTAACATAACCACCAATTTAAGAGTGACATGTCACAGAGGATAATGTACATGTTATTATAAGAAGAGTAGAGTAGAATTTACCTAATAATAAGTATTAGTAGTAGTAGAAGAATGGatattatcattcatatttgaatgATGTTActcttttttataaatttatataaacATACAATACAAAAAATTATGTGTGGAGTAACTTTTAGAagttaaaatttaagatttagaatttaaaatttagtgttcaaaatttaagatttaaaatttagattacaaaatttaggatttaagttttataatttatGTTTTAGAGTCTAAAAATTACTGtactctttaattttttttcagaaTGCATTGGTATTTGCACTAGAATACTGATTACAAAATAATGCATAAATTGTCTTGGTATACAATTTGTTAGAGTGTAATTTTAAtgtattaataatataaaatattttatacagtaGTCTAANNNNNNNNNNNNNGaccgtatattaaaattaatatttttattatattttattcttttccaGAGAAATCATTAAATCAACACGGGTATATAAAACATAGGATTTAAACATGTTCATTGAAGTGATCTCTATCTTAGAAATTTAACAGGATTCAAATCTCTCTGAACTATAGAACATAATTTTAGAAGAAATCTTCAtattatttcattttcttttcttgtgtGTTTGGTGATGATCCAGCTCTTTCATCACCAACATATTGTTTTTGAACAAAAAAGGTTCTTCTATCTAGGGGTGCACATGGAGCCGGGTGAAGTCGGGTTCGTCGTGACCCGAATCCGACCCTAAATAATcaccgggtctatttatgagacccttacccgaccctaaacccgatgaaatcatgTTACTTTTGGGCCACACTTAAGCCGAGTCTAAACCGGGTGAAACCCGGGTCTTGATCAACTTTATCACGACATCACCAAAAATTAGATTCTACATATTTTGAATCTCTAAATTTTGGAAAATAATTATTCCATAACATTGCAACAttcacataataataatttagaatccaataataataatttaaaatttcataataataattatatcaattacacattaaacattcaaagttcaaaagacaattaaaacaaagttaacaaccaacacaagattaacataataataataatttatagtgtcataccaaccaataacaacaaaatatGAAGTAACAAACAACTACACGGGTCCAACGGGCCGGGGCCGGGTGACCCGAGGCTTGACCCGAACCCGATTTAATAAATAACCGGGGTCATCTATTGAAATCTCGGGTTTGACCGGACCATAACAAAGCCAGGCCAAATTAACTCCGAAGTCATCGGACCCGGTCCGGGTCTTCGGGCCGAACCGGGTCTTGTGCACCCCTACTTCTATCTGAACAAGTGTACTACTTCTATCTGAGGACTCTTATAAtactttctttctttcccttcaAACACTGCATGTGCTTTTTATTCTCACATTCTTTGAGTCTTTGTGGCTATTAAGATGCATTACATTTAAAGTTCAGTGGGGGCATAGATGGGGGTTGGGAGATTCTCAAAGTTTACTTGTAATTATGGAAATAGCACCATTTCCATTCGAAAAGCTGTAAGATGTAAGTTTGCTCATTCACTTCTTTTAGTAACTCTGAAACTAgtcttgttctttgtttttctaaaTTCTACCTATTGAATTGCTTTGCTTTTTTTGTTAACTATTGTCATGATAATATCTATGACTATGAGCTATGATTTACTGATTTAATGGGTTGTTATCGTGTACTTAGAGCTTGATGTGAGCCTGTTATTGAATTTTATATACAAGGAACTGGATTTATTTTATCACTTTTTAGTTGGCTTATGTATAATTGATGCTATTTGAAATTCATAACTGCTATCTTAGCTGATTAAAGGtattttgttcatttttttttGGACCTGAAGTTATTTTTCTTCAGTTTGCTAACTTTGTACATCaatgtgtttttcttttttatatccaCAGAAATAGAGAAACAAATTTGTGCATTGCATTTGGAATATGTTTCTAATTATAATATGTTTGCTTTGCTATCTTTTCTATTTCGGATGAAAATATTATGGAGGCAGAGGGCCCTTTATTTGGGATTTTTCCTAGTGTAAGCTTTAAAGTATGTTAGCTCCTAACATTTATTGAATTAGTTCACTAGTATgattatttagtatttttgtgTGCATAGAATTATTTTATGATGGAAGGACATGAATATATCAAGAGCCTCATTTGTTCCTTGATGTTGTACTCTAGTTAGTTTCATGGATAATTTTCCCATTAAAAGGTAAAGACATGTAAACCTGTGGTTTTAAAGCATTAAGGCACAACATTATTCTTGATAGTGACATTTATGGATTGTGCTATATTCTTGTCTAAGATGTATAGTTTGATTATTTAAGGCATGGATTATTCAATGGCATTTGAAAATCTTGCTTGTCTTTTATATTTGGTATTTGCGTAGGTGTTCATCACTGTTCCATTATCAATTATTGATATGCTTTGTATCTTTAAGCATGATGTGCCTGGTTAATTTAGTTGCTCACTTTTTTTCTTCCCTTGAAGAAAAGGGTTTTTCACATCAAAGTATGCATTTAGGTTATGAAGGAGCTTATAAGAACTATCAGGGAGAACAATTTGGGCAGAATTAGTTCACTGTAAGCTTATTTCCATATTAACCAACATGTTTTATGAAGTTCCGGATGAAGTTATTAAGCTTGAACTCTCCACACCAAAGTTCCTCATGGATCAACTTGATCTGATTGGAGGAGTTCAGTTTATTTTTTTGGAGGTATTTGATTCTTCTGACATTAGTATGGAGAGAAGTCCAATCTAATAAATGTCCTTGCATTGATACGTAGATTCGAACTTTTGATTTTCTCTTCTGCCTTCCTATGATTGATTCAGTATTCCCTTACAAAttcaagagaagagaagaaaaatctGTATGCAGTGTTTTTTTATTACATTTTGCGTCAAATAAAAGTATCGTGCATAGTCTCAGGAGTCAGTGAATACAGTGATGAGCAGATCCAACCTCTGGCTGATCTGCTTGCTCAAATAAATGCACCTGAGGCATTTTATATTTCTGTTAAACTTGGAGTAGAGGGCATTGGAGAGATTTTGAGAAGATCAATTGCATTTGCTCTATCCAAATATCCCAACAGTGAAAGACTAAATACGATGCTTCTAGTTTTTCCTTATCTATATACTTTAAAGTTTTAAGGCTATACATTTTTCCTTTGATCTTATATGCATTTCTTCATATATATGGCTTGTAATAGATCTTCTTTGAGCTGTATGAttactgattttttttttctgttccgGTCTAACATTTGCAGCTATTGAAAATTGTAGCAGAGAAATTTATGTTTGTCTAGATATAGAAGCAATATAATTGAACAGCTTTACGAAGCCAAAATTTTTTAATGTCATTGTGAAAATTGTATAAACCTCCGCAATACATTGCATATAGAATTACGGTTGTGGCGGTTATACTAGTCGTTGCTGAAAACCGCGTAAACACTAATCTATGTGCGACAAACCACACGCTGGAATGCAGTTTTGCTGCGATTTAATTTTTCGTGTGTGTTGTAGGAGTGACtttttatatacatataacaTCATTTCTAAAAGTAGAGAGTATTGATGCTATCTCATGTATTTCAAGTGGGTAGCAAAGAGAATGATGACGAGGAGACTTAAAAtagagaataaagaaaaagaaaaagaggtgaTCCCTTCCATCATCTTGTATTTCAAGTGAGTGGCAAAGAGAATCATGACGAGGAGACTTAAAacttgaaagaaaagaaaagaaaagagaataaagaaaaaagaggCGACCCCTTCAAAATTGCAACAGCCAAGAGAAATTGTTATAGCATATCAATTAATGATAATCTATTTGTGAATTTGTGTGCTTCGGGTATCTTCTATGTGATGGTTTTGAAGACAGTCCAATAATACTGTGTCAGCACTTGTACTCATTCAATCTCTTAAATTAACAGTCTAACTCTTAATGTTTAACGAAAAAACTAAGATCAATGAGAATACaagataaaaaatttttggtCGAATAAActattctaaatttctaatagaaGGACGActacaacaacaacatcaacgtCAACAGAGTCTGTCACCAAAAAAGAAAACATCAACAGAGTCTTATATATGCTAGTGCGGGGGCTAAACTATTCTgaaatattactattattatttccCTATATCAATAAAATGATAAACCATTAAAAGAAACAATTTCTTATTATTATAATAAGATTGAAGTTGATAATCTCTAGCTGGCCGGAGTCTTATAAGATAATGATGCAGGAATAAATAAAATGAGATTTTAGAAGTTTTATTTAGTTTCTGCACTAATAATGTTTTTATGAAGGAACTGAATCGTTATTTAATCTTATTGACGATATCATTATTGTTATAATTGTTGAGGAATATATTTACGCAACTGGTATCACCTAATTTAAGTTTAATAGTTTatcatataattaattaatttttttttactaaagataaaaaaattcaaactcGTAATCTCTTAAATAAGTATAAATAGactatattatttaaattataattcatTAGGgatgtaattaattaattaattattaattgttaTAGATACTTTAGCAGTGCACAAATATATGTGGGTCAATGTTATGGAACCCAGTAAAGAACGTTGTTGGTGCACTGCAAACTGCAAACCCTTGAAATCCCTTGTGCTTGCTACAATAGCTTTTCTCATCACCTTCCAATCTTTCTTTCTTGTGATCTCATCATCTCCTGAACTTGAGGCTCAATAATCATGGTTGCAAAACTTCAGGGTAGAGCTTATCTTTCATCTTTTGTTGATGCTGTTTTGGACAAGCTGTCTGCACTCGATGCCAACTCAACTCCAATAGCAAGAAAGTTAGCTGACCAGAAGTTGTTTCGAAGTCTGAGGGCGAGTCTCCGTGCAACTCGCCTTGTGCTTGATGATGCTGAGCAGAAGCAGATCAGAGACCAAGAAGTCAGGAAGTGGGTTGTTGATCTCCAAGATGCTCTCTATTTGGCTGATGACCTGCTGGAAGAAATCTCCACTAAAGCTGCTGCTGTCACTCAAAGGGATCCAGGTAACTCTTCTTCCTGGTCTCACTATGTTGATTCAATCTTAGAAGATAGTGATGATGGTGAAATGGGGGTAGTAACTAGCATGCAAGACTTAGTTGATAAACTAGAGTCTATCGTTAAGGAGAAAGATGATCTTGATCTAAAGCAAGAGCTTGCCGAAGATCCAGAGGACATGTCATGGAGAATTCAATCGTCACTGCTTGAAAGTTTTGATATATATGGAAGGGATGATGACAAGGAGGCCATACTTGGATTCTTGTTAGATGACACTTGCAATGATAAATTGTCTGTGATGTCTATAGAAGGCATTGGTGGAATTGTAAAAACTACTTTGGCTCAGTGGGTTTATAATGATGCCAGAGTTAAGGGGAAGTTTGCTCCTAAAGCATGGGTGTGTGTTGCTACAAGATTTGATCCTATTAGTGTTTCAAAGGCTATAATAGAGGATATAACTTCTACTCCTTGTGACTTGGTTAACTTGAATTCACTTCAAACTCAATTGAAGAAAAAGTTAACAGAGAAGACATTTTTGGTTGTCTTAGATGATGTTTGGGATAATCAACAAAATTTGTGGGACAGTTTTCTAAAACCTTTTCTGAGTGGAAATAAAGGAAGTAAAATTCTTTTAACCACTCGTAATAAAAATATTGATTCTGTAGTATCAACTATGAATCGACATTACAAATTAAACACATTGTCTCCCAATGATTGTTGGTTAATGTTTCTGAAACATTCATCAATCTCTACTAATTCTACACAATATCCAATTCTAGAAAAAATTGGTAGAAAAATTGTTGAAAAATGTAAGGGATTACCTTTGGCAGTGAAGACACTTGGGGGTCTATTGCGCAATAAGCATATTAAAGGGTATTGGGAGCATATACTAGATACTAAAATTTGGGAACTTTCGGAAGATGAGAGTAAGATTATTCCAGCATTAAGAGTTAGCTATCATTACCTTCCTTCACATTTAAAGAGGTGTTTTGTTTATTGCTCATTATACCCTGAGGATTATCAATTCAACAAAAAAGAATTAATCTTGCTATGGATGGCTGAAGATTTTGTGCGTCCAACAGAAAACAACACCCTAGAAAATATTGGTTGTGAATATTTTGATGAATTAGTTGCAAGGTCATTTTTTCAACCTTCTAGTGGAGATGTTAGCTTATTTGTAATGCATGACCTCATGCATGATCTAGCAACATCTTTTACTGAGAAATTCTATTTTAGAGTCCAAGAATTTGGGATCCTACAAAAGATTTGCAACAGAATTCGTCATTTGTCATATACTACAAATCCTAGGGATCCAATCTTAAGTTTTGGAGAGGCCTATAATAGAGCATGCATATGAGAACATTTCTAAATGTTAATGTTCATTTTGCATCAATTCATATTGAAAATGAACTTTTGTTCTCACTTTTACAATTGAGGTGTTTAAGAGTTTTatcatttaaatatttttttattgagtcATTGCCTGATTCAATAGAAAATCTGATCCATTTATATTATTTGGATCTCTCTTACACACCTATTGTCAGATTGCCCGAGTCATTGTGTAAATTATACAATCTCCAAACTTTGAAGTTGAGTTATTGTAATAAGCTAGAGATGCTTCCTAGCCGCATGCAAGATCTTGTGAACTTGCGCCATCTTAATATTGAAGAAACTTTTTCGTTGATAGAGATGCCAAAGGGAATGAGCAATTTAAAACACTTGAATTCATTGTGGCACTATATTGTCGGGAGGGATAAAGAGAATGGGATAAGAGAATTGGGAACACTTGACAATCTCCATGGCTCACTTTGCATTTCCAACTTAGAGAATGTCAACAACAGTTGTGAAGCTTCAGAGGCAAAGATGAGTAACAAGAAGCACATCAACATTTTAGAATTGAAATGGCTTTCACATTGTGATATTGATATTGTTGATTTTCAAAATGAGAGAGAGATACTTAACAAGTTACAACCTCACCGAAACTTGAAAGAGTTATCAATTGTGGGTTATAGGAGTGAAACATTCCCAAACTGGTTAGGCTTAGGTCTATCTTGCTACTCCAATATGACCAAATTGAGAATGAATGGTTGTAAGAATTGTCGTCAGCTTCCTTCGCTGGGACAGTTACCGTCTCTGCAGCATATGGAGTTATTTGGACTTGATGGGTTGGAGAGGATTGGTGGTGAGTTTTACAAGAACGGTGAATCATCTCATGAGGGGACGCACTTCAGATCCCTTCAAAGTCTGGCATTTCATAGAATGCATGGTTGGCGAGAGTGGCATATTCCTGATGGGTTTGATGGATTTCCTAAACTCAAAAGGCTTTCAATACATGATTGTCCGGTGTTAAGTGGAGATCTGCCAGCTCACCTTCCGGCTCTGGAGCAACTTACCATTTGGAAATGCGAAGAGCTTGCGCTTTCACTTCAGAGAGCTCCCCAGCTCCACCAATTACTTGTAATGGGTACTGCGTGCTATAGGAATTCGGCACGGTGTGAGGTATTAATTTCAGAAACTCGGCAAACCAAGTCCGCATTGAAGTGCCTGCCCCGCATCCAATCGGTGTATCTCCAAGCTTTGATAATCAAGGATTGTTGGTCAGCCATATCAATTTCAGGAGATTATTTGCCCGCTACATTACAATATCTCCAAATCTGTAATTGTTCAAAATTAACATTCTCAGAGCCATTGCAACACACGTGGCTAAGGGAGATATTTGTGTACAAGTGTGATTCATTGACGTTGTTTCCGTTACTGGCTCTTCCAAATCTCAAGGCACTCTCAATCACATATTGCCCCCATTTAGTATCCATGCCGGAGCTAAGGTTTGTTGCGCCCCACCTAGAGACGCTGTATATAGCATATTGCCCAGAAATGGATTCTTTTGGAGAGGAGTGCCTCCCGCGGAGCTTGACAACTCTTCGGATCCATAATTGCCAGAAACTAGCGAGGTGGATAACATCCAATGGTTTGCGGAGTCAAGGCCTTACCCATCTTATCCTTACTTTTTGGAAGGAAGTTAAGTCATTCCCAAGAGAGGGTTGCCTTCCTACTTCCCTCGAGTCTCTACAATTGTGGTACTTTTCAAATCTGGAGACGCTAGACTGCAAGGGACTTCACCATCTGACCTCCCTccaacaattaacaattaaataCTGTCCAAAGCTGGAGAATTTCACACAAGAAAACCTTCCTGCCTCTGTAGCAAAACTCCGCATTGGGGAAGAATCTCCTTTGAGGCGCAAACTGGAAGAGATGAACGATCCACGAATTCAATATAAACCTGATGACTATTTTATAGGTAAGTAATTAGGAAGGAAACGACTTTCTTTACTTATGTCATCAAATATcaattctttatttattttttatttctgtcATTTTGGGCACTTACGAAACAATTTATAGATTTAGAAGGACTTCCAATTTTAAATTCAGTTTGATAAAGTTCTATGTTTTTCACCCATCTTGCATTTCTCCCTAATTTGACCTCATCGAATTCTATTATGTATTGCTGATCTGACTTTTGTCAGCTTCAATCCAAATTGATCTACCCAACATTCTtgcaatctttttttttttgtggggaGAGggttatgaaaaaaataaaaagccttaATGTTACTATCCCATTATGCTTCTATATCTACAATCACTAGTATACTCATTGGTTTCCATTTATAATAGGATCCGTCAACAATTTAGAAATACTAATGAGGATTTGAGGCAAGGTGGGACTTGGAGTACTCTGAAGTAAGTTTTAGCATTTGTTCATGTTTATAAGAACATATGGATCAGTTTGTTATACCAATGAATCTGTCTAGAACCACGAACTATTTCAATTACAGAAGTTGCTTCTCCTATAAATGAAGCAGATAATCAAAGGTAACATAACAGAAGTATAATTATTTCTTTGAGTtgatgttatttatttattggaaTTTTTCTATAATGCTTCATACTTTTTCCCTTGTCTCTGTCTGAAATGTAGAGTGTAATGTTGCAAGAAATTCATAGATACGGTAATGCGAGCATTCAATGAAAAGCAGTGCAAGGATGCCTTTTTTTTCTTAAACATCTTGTCAGTGCTTGGCGCAACACACACTTCATCCATTTTCGATGGGTAATTGCAATAGAATTTCTCATCTCTAGTGTAGAAGTTATAACAAGCAAAATTTCAGTTCCCAACCTgtggtgaaaaaaaaaatgatttaaaTATATGCATATAAACACAATTCTAGCTCTATTGGTTGGTTATGTTTTCATCTTTCATAAAACAATGTTCTAATTTCTAACCTGTCAGCATTGTTATGGACTTATGGCTATTATGCTTATTATAGTAAAACCTGTCAATTTTTGTTTTATACAGGTTTCTTTTGATATAGATCCTGAAATTCAATATAGATTTTCTTACTGGAATTGTTGAAACTATGACTGGGACTGCCATTCATTCAAGTTTCATGATCAACAATCACAAGTTCATTAAGTCCAAACTCAAGGAATACCCTGAGTTTTGAATTGGGAACTTAGGAATAAGAGTTGGCTGTGAGTTTTGAATTGGGAACTTAAGAATAAGAGTTGGTTGTAACTCCCCATTCTGTATATATAGTTAGggtgttaatttttattttacttctatTTTGAGTCTATTTTGAATCGCTTTTTTTATTGGCTAGTTTCCTAGATTGCCTTTTTGTATCTTGTGTATAATCATTAATCAATGAACGAGGTTATTCAGTTTCATATCATTTCTTTCTCAAAAGTTTAGAAACTTTTTCTTTCTACAGATTTTGTTCCATATCTTTATATTGCAGTTCCTTCAACAATGCCTAGTGTCAAGAAGAGGGCATTGAGGTCTCCAAATGAGAAATAAGAGAGAATTTTCCTATCTGCATTTGCCAGCACCTCTGCCTGTGATGAATTGAAAAATCAGTAACATTAATTTTTTAAGA from Arachis ipaensis cultivar K30076 chromosome B02, Araip1.1, whole genome shotgun sequence harbors:
- the LOC107625635 gene encoding putative disease resistance protein At3g14460 isoform X1, with the translated sequence MHMRTFLNVNVHFASIHIENELLFSLLQLRCLRVLSFKYFFIESLPDSIENLIHLYYLDLSYTPIVRLPESLCKLYNLQTLKLSYCNKLEMLPSRMQDLVNLRHLNIEETFSLIEMPKGMSNLKHLNSLWHYIVGRDKENGIRELGTLDNLHGSLCISNLENVNNSCEASEAKMSNKKHINILELKWLSHCDIDIVDFQNEREILNKLQPHRNLKELSIVGYRSETFPNWLGLGLSCYSNMTKLRMNGCKNCRQLPSLGQLPSLQHMELFGLDGLERIGGEFYKNGESSHEGTHFRSLQSLAFHRMHGWREWHIPDGFDGFPKLKRLSIHDCPVLSGDLPAHLPALEQLTIWKCEELALSLQRAPQLHQLLVMGTACYRNSARCEVLISETRQTKSALKCLPRIQSVYLQALIIKDCWSAISISGDYLPATLQYLQICNCSKLTFSEPLQHTWLREIFVYKCDSLTLFPLLALPNLKALSITYCPHLVSMPELRFVAPHLETLYIAYCPEMDSFGEECLPRSLTTLRIHNCQKLARWITSNGLRSQGLTHLILTFWKEVKSFPREGCLPTSLESLQLWYFSNLETLDCKGLHHLTSLQQLTIKYCPKLENFTQENLPASVAKLRIGEESPLRRKLEEMNDPRIQYKPDDYFIGSVNNLEILMRI
- the LOC107625635 gene encoding putative disease resistance RPP13-like protein 1 isoform X3, which encodes MVAKLQGRAYLSSFVDAVLDKLSALDANSTPIARKLADQKLFRSLRASLRATRLVLDDAEQKQIRDQEVRKWVVDLQDALYLADDLLEEISTKAAAVTQRDPGNSSSWSHYVDSILEDSDDGEMGVVTSMQDLVDKLESIVKEKDDLDLKQELAEDPEDMSWRIQSSLLESFDIYGRDDDKEAILGFLLDDTCNDKLSVMSIEGIGGIVKTTLAQWVYNDARVKGKFAPKAWVCVATRFDPISVSKAIIEDITSTPCDLVNLNSLQTQLKKKLTEKTFLVVLDDVWDNQQNLWDSFLKPFLSGNKGSKILLTTRNKNIDSVVSTMNRHYKLNTLSPNDCWLMFLKHSSISTNSTQYPILEKIGRKIVEKCKGLPLAVKTLGGLLRNKHIKGYWEHILDTKIWELSEDESKIIPALRVSYHYLPSHLKRCFVYCSLYPEDYQFNKKELILLWMAEDFVRPTENNTLENIGCEYFDELVARSFFQPSSGDVSLFVMHDLMHDLATSFTEKFYFRVQEFGILQKICNRIRHLSYTTNPRDPILSFGEAYNRACI
- the LOC107625635 gene encoding putative disease resistance protein At3g14460 isoform X2, with product MLPSRMQDLVNLRHLNIEETFSLIEMPKGMSNLKHLNSLWHYIVGRDKENGIRELGTLDNLHGSLCISNLENVNNSCEASEAKMSNKKHINILELKWLSHCDIDIVDFQNEREILNKLQPHRNLKELSIVGYRSETFPNWLGLGLSCYSNMTKLRMNGCKNCRQLPSLGQLPSLQHMELFGLDGLERIGGEFYKNGESSHEGTHFRSLQSLAFHRMHGWREWHIPDGFDGFPKLKRLSIHDCPVLSGDLPAHLPALEQLTIWKCEELALSLQRAPQLHQLLVMGTACYRNSARCEVLISETRQTKSALKCLPRIQSVYLQALIIKDCWSAISISGDYLPATLQYLQICNCSKLTFSEPLQHTWLREIFVYKCDSLTLFPLLALPNLKALSITYCPHLVSMPELRFVAPHLETLYIAYCPEMDSFGEECLPRSLTTLRIHNCQKLARWITSNGLRSQGLTHLILTFWKEVKSFPREGCLPTSLESLQLWYFSNLETLDCKGLHHLTSLQQLTIKYCPKLENFTQENLPASVAKLRIGEESPLRRKLEEMNDPRIQYKPDDYFIGSVNNLEILMRI